A stretch of Plasmodium knowlesi strain H genome assembly, chromosome: 1 DNA encodes these proteins:
- a CDS encoding regulator of chromosome condensation, putative, translating into MKVKNTLFIFGSGECGQLPPEYCADYVQVNPTAVHNLPNDIDQVVCGSMHTIIKTKDDRLFSFGCNDMGVLGRKTHANSAKDPEHSPTLLNFTSNSKIKKITCGDNHTALLLENGKVYITGGFRDSCGVLGIPSFQKRGEIIHKSEEFLEVNFSYAYDGNTSHSYAEEVQKAMERGVIISNIISGEDHLVCLEESGEYIYTMGNSDSCQVCNTFYDVEFANDMRNRYIFPNRYHFKDFGLPSKFKNIYCGGNNTFVQLETSLDVYAIGRNAYGSCGVSMKDNIIKKFAKIEELSSKEIIQLCGGQSFTVCLLKNNDMYIWGNREILGMESEEDAYSPQELTFFKKKKLLIKNISCGTDHCLVLTESGKLFGWGTGGNDFEEDTCIAVIEKNEPSEIAFHNFVTKNFAKGRKDSEVSISNIKILSFAGGSSHCAFITSHVDSERMSIKRGHEEVYEENDMFVKKHRRENFLQMGMDELHVEKVHEGDVHLEGAHLEDATNEQGEDPLHMDKPDKVGDRENNKGSFFKELFYNPQTPVNSQYYIQSKDLENMDSEFVGTVDKTTVSKDTQKRRRSVKTKPYLSNESPTRRQPRRSCKENINLSEKTYRQFYQIVDTPISKKKRKTTPSSMTRNVKMKVSPSERINKSRSVGGKRESVERSYSKRDNPKHEFDSQTPDAKVVRGKSSKMKS; encoded by the coding sequence ATGAAGGTGAAGAACACGCTATTCATTTTCGGGTCAGGCGAGTGCGGCCAATTGCCGCCCGAGTACTGCGCAGACTACGTGCAGGTGAACCCGACAGCCGTGCATAACCTTCCGAACGACATCGACCAAGTCGTTTGTGGATCGATGCACACAATCATAAAGACCAAAGATGACAGGTTGTTCTCCTTTGGGTGTAATGACATGGGCGTTCTCGGACGAAAGACCCATGCCAATAGCGCCAAGGACCCAGAACACTCTCCAACGTTACTGAACTTCACTAGCAACTCAAAGATTAAGAAGATTACTTGCGGAGATAATCACACTGCTCTTCTCCTAGAAAACGGAAAGGTATACATTACGGGGGGGTTTAGGGATTCTTGTGGGGTTCTAggaattccttcttttcaaaaaaggggagaaataaTACATAAGTCGGAAGAATTCTTGGAGGTAAATTTTTCCTATGCCTACGATGGGAACACTTCACATAGTTACGCTGAAGAGGTACAGAAAGCCATGGAGAGAGGTGTCATAATAAGTAACATAATATCGGGAGAAGATCACCTGGTTTGTCTAGAAGAGAGCGGAGAGTACATATACACCATGGGAAATAGTGACTCATGCCAAGTGTGCAACACCTTCTACGATGTAGAATTTGCCAATGATATGAGGAACAGATACATCTTCCCGAACCGCTACCACTTCAAGGATTTTGGGCTCCCATCAAAGTTTAAAAACATTTACTGTGGTGGTAACAACACTTTTGTTCAGTTAGAAACATCTCTAGATGTTTATGCAATAGGAAGAAATGCCTACGGGTCATGTGGTGTATCTATGAAAGATAATATCATAAAAaagtttgcaaaaattgaagagTTGTCATCGAAGGAGATAATACAACTGTGTGGTGGACAAAGCTTTACCGTCTGCTtacttaaaaataatgacatGTACATTTGGGGGAACCGAGAAATATTGGGCATGGAATCTGAGGAAGATGCCTACTCTCCTCAAGAGCTAACATtcttcaaaaagaaaaaacttcttataaaaaatatttcttgtGGAACGGACCACTGTCTAGTGTTAACGGAGAGTGGTAAACTTTTCGGATGGGGCACAGGAGGAAATGACTTTGAAGAAGATACATGCATAGCTGtcatcgaaaaaaatgaaccatCAGAAATTGCGTTCCATAATTTTGTTACCAAAAATTTTGCCAAAGGTAGGAAAGACAGCGAAGTATCAATTAGCAATATTAAAATTCTATCCTTTGCAGGGGGATCATCCCACTGTGCTTTTATTACATCACATGTGGATTCGGAGAGAATGTCTATTAAAAGGGGTCATGAAGAAGTATATGAGGAAAACGATATGTTCGTGAAGAAACACAGAAGGGAAAACTTCCTCCAGATGGGAATGGATGAATTGCATGTGGAGAAGGTACATGAGGGAGATGTCCATTTAGAAGGTGCCCATTTAGAAGATGCCACGAATGAACAAGGTGAAGATCCTCTCCATATGGACAAACCTGACAAAGTCGGAGATAGGGAAAACAACAAAGGAAGCTTCTTCAAGGAACTTTTCTACAACCCACAAACACCAGTTAATAGCCAGTACTACATACAGTCAAAGGATTTAGAAAACATGGATAGCGAATTTGTAGGCACCGTGGATAAGACCACCGTGAGTAAGGATACtcagaaaaggagaagaagcgtTAAGACCAAGCCTTACTTAAGCAACGAAAGCCCAACAAGGAGACAACCAAGGAGGTCTTGCAAAGAGAACATCAACCTGAGTGAAAAAACTTATAGACAGTTTTACCAAATTGTGGACACCCCTATATCgaagaaaaaacggaagaCGACACCTTCTTCTATGACAAGGAACGTTAAGATGAAGGTATCTCCATCAGAGAGGATAAACAAATCTAGGTCTGTTGGTGGAAAGCGAGAAAGCGTAGAAAGGTCTTACTCTAAGAGAGACAACCCCAAACATGAATTCGATTCGCAGACACCTGATGCGAAGGTTGTCCGCGGAAAATCGTCCAAAATGAAGAGTTAG
- a CDS encoding histone deacetylase complex subunit SAP18, putative: MSSSERSSFLEKDKGNDTQSADGEEKLVEEDVESRQGKSESGDERNKTGVKGKWLKENKGRIKEDTSEKSYRSSISLLSVSDFGKTSNRKRKREKKTEKESSSHRMRRHKDRGEKRRRRTDHSHYRSASDISRNSHDRSGESLYSHHSRERKERKRKKEIKKKGKHRFRSGEAGGREGRYSKLSSFSLSTGYTDADMDLESISDLNYKSHHEKKKKKIPKKVSSDYLSSKNHHHRYDEEKGSKRKREDERKGSRNYVMKKKNGSMRERSREPSYSISLTSEEESKKRKKKKKKKLVDDRSGKRSRRRSSEEQTRKYNSKVEPRRDKFNYEKYHYWRGNSGESQSEEHHNYHHDDSRSPLGRRHSHKGTTKRHTNTLGGDERRGSEQRRMDKKKNKLIKENKAYKVNRSGKRIDAYEYESATDTSSHEVQSRSNHAPTRKKRRPYLSDAESADLAVSIRSDERYLAKGRMPHYGTLMVRRKGERAEGRRGKDGIHHNHDEDDEKFLHSRMKRGDPFRDGRPRMIKEEEEEEMPRFRDREWQPYGETHHREFEKRKIYIEREDRMERPTYGWMMHSQIVRPHGQHNYDKMEYKEDVTVLTKNRRHEHYPEHGNNRLSEVRIPNGMINREKTCPFLLRLFYKLDEEYNNVEDVRLSKESGVQSNELQIYGWLDITMREIVTLVKDFYQESRKRDAHWVFKVYSNEKKELTFLSRVHSTKYNYREDNKTLLSLNYEIGDILLLSIMFGGKPT; the protein is encoded by the coding sequence ATGAGTAGCAGCGAGAGAAGCTCCTTTCTGGAAAAGGACAAGGGGAACGACACCCAAAGTGCAGATGGGGAGGAGAAACTCGTGGAGGAAGATGTGGAATCAAGACAAGGTAAAAGTGAGTCTGGTGATGAGCGCAACAAAACTGGTGTAAAGGGGAAATGGCTTAAGGAGAATAAGGGGAGGATAAAAGAGGACACCTCTGAGAAATCCTATAGGAGCTCCATCAGTCTGCTCTCCGTTAGCGACTTCGGAAAGACGAGCAATAGGAAAcggaagagggaaaagaaaactgAAAAAGAGAGTAGCAGTCACAGAATGAGGAGGCACAAGGACAGGGGGGAGAAGCGAAGACGCCGTACCGACCATAGCCACTATAGAAGTGCGAGCGACATTAGCAGGAACAGTCACGATAGAAGTGGAGAAAGTCTCTATAGTCATCATAGTCGAgagagaaaagaacgaaaaaggaaaaaggagatcaaaaagaagggaaagcaCAGGTTCAGGAGTGGAGAAGCCGGAGGACGAGAAGGAAGATATAGCAAGCTAAGCAGTTTTAGCCTCTCCACCGGCTACACCGATGCTGATATGGACCTGGAGAGCATAAGCGACCTGAATTACAAGTCTCAccatgaaaagaaaaaaaagaaaatcccCAAAAAAGTGAGTAGTGATTACCTTTCCAGTAAGAACCACCATCATAGATACgatgaagagaagggaagcaaaagaaaaagggaagacgaAAGGAAGGGCTCAAGAAATTatgtgatgaagaaaaaaaacggatcGATGAGGGAACGAAGTAGAGAACCATCCTACTCAATCAGTCTAACCTCAGAAGAAGAAtcaaagaagagaaaaaaaaaaaaaaaaaaaaagttggtaGATGATCggagtggaaaaagaagcagaagaagaagtagtGAAGAACAAACGCGTAAATACAACTCAAAGGTGGAACCCCGACGCGATAAGTTCAATTACGAAAAGTATCATTATTGGAGAGGCAACTCAGGGGAGTCTCAATCAGAGGAGCATCATAACTATCACCATGATGATAGTAGGAGCCCACTTGGAAGAAGACATTCACACAAAGGCACCACAAAGAGGCATACAAATACTCTAGGGGGGgatgaaagaaggggaagtgaACAAAGACgcatggacaaaaaaaaaaataagctaataaaagaaaataaagctTATAAGGTTAATCGAAGTGGGAAAAGAATTGATGCATATGAGTATGAATCCGCTACAGACACCTCTTCCCATGAGGTGCAATCTAGATCCAATCATGCCCCCACgcgtaaaaaaaggaggcccTACTTGAGTGATGCTGAATCCGCAGATTTGGCCGTTTCAATTAGAAGTGACGAGAGATATCTAGCCAAAGGAAGGATGCCACATTATGGTACCTTAATGGtacgaagaaaaggagagcgGGCTGAAGGTAGGAGAGGGAAGGATGGTATTCATCACAACCATGATGAAGACGATGAAAAGTTTTTACACTCCAGAATGAAGAGAGGAGACCCCTTCAGGGACGGGAGACCAAGAATgataaaggaggaggaagaagaggaaatgcCTAGGTTTAGGGACCGAGAATGGCAACCCTATGGAGAAACACATCATCgggaatttgaaaaaaggaaaatatatatagaaaggGAGGATCGAATGGAGAGACCGACATATGGATGGATGATGCACAGTCAGATTGTTCGACCGCATGGACAACACAACTATGATAAGATGGAGTATAAAGAAGATGTGACTGTTTTAACTAAAAACAGAAGGCATGAGCATTACCCAGAGCATGGAAACAATAGGTTGAGTGAAGTTAGAATCCCGAATGGGATGATCAATCGGGAGAAGACATGTCCATTTCTTTTGCGCTTGTTCTATAAACTAGACGAAGAATATAATAACGTCGAAGACGTTAGACTTTCCAAAGAAAGCGGAGTACAGAGCAACGAGCTGCAGATATATGGATGGTTGGATATCACGATGCGTGAAATTGTAACGTTAGTAAAAGATTTTTATCAGGAGAGCCGCAAGAGGGATGCCCACTGGGTATTCAAGGTATATTCCAAcgagaaaaaggaactaaCTTTTTTGTCTCGTGTCCACAGTACCAAGTACAACTACCGCGAGGACAACAAGACGTTGCTATCGTTGAACTATGAGATCGGAGACATTCTGCTCCTCTCCATCATGTTCGGGGGGAAACCCACATAG